Proteins from a single region of Fibrobacter sp. UWH6:
- a CDS encoding glycosyltransferase, with translation MTQQPLVSILCATYNQEKYIAQTIEGFLLQKVNFPIEIIIHDDASTDGTAKIVREYAEKYPDLIKPILQTENQYSKKVSVWNTFVYPKAQGKYYAECEGDDYWIDPNKLQRQVDFLESHPDYIFSHTAFKYYDQTNDKFLEDKSNQQNLDIQKNKQSDLSLYILDANQYRVQTVTTVYRSSLWSKINDDFAISKYFLMGDTQLFFFASTLGKIHYDPTVTSVYRLTPNSACHRGEKNKAQYRFNLSCEEMRVYLSKYIKDEAIIQKFKKDFGKALIRYAVFDPTFRSKINEGVISAKQKIALFCARHSRIARRIIKKKWRL, from the coding sequence ATGACACAACAACCATTGGTTTCCATCCTCTGCGCAACATACAATCAAGAAAAATACATTGCGCAAACCATCGAGGGCTTTCTTTTACAGAAGGTTAATTTCCCTATCGAAATCATCATCCATGATGACGCCTCCACAGACGGCACCGCAAAAATCGTACGGGAATACGCAGAAAAATACCCTGACTTAATCAAGCCTATTCTTCAGACCGAAAATCAATATTCCAAAAAAGTCAGCGTCTGGAACACCTTCGTCTATCCCAAAGCTCAAGGAAAATATTACGCGGAGTGCGAAGGCGATGATTATTGGATAGACCCGAATAAATTGCAAAGACAAGTTGATTTTCTAGAAAGTCATCCTGATTACATCTTTTCTCACACGGCTTTCAAATATTACGATCAGACCAACGACAAATTTCTAGAAGATAAATCAAATCAACAGAATTTGGATATTCAGAAAAATAAGCAAAGCGATTTAAGCCTCTATATCCTAGACGCCAATCAGTACCGAGTCCAAACGGTCACCACCGTCTACAGAAGTTCTCTCTGGTCCAAGATTAACGACGACTTCGCAATAAGCAAATATTTCCTCATGGGAGATACACAGCTATTCTTCTTCGCATCGACTCTTGGTAAAATCCACTACGATCCCACAGTCACATCAGTCTATCGTCTGACGCCCAACTCCGCTTGCCACAGAGGCGAAAAGAACAAGGCTCAATACCGATTCAATCTATCCTGCGAAGAAATGCGCGTGTACCTTTCCAAGTACATCAAAGACGAAGCCATCATCCAGAAATTCAAAAAGGATTTTGGAAAGGCCCTTATTCGCTATGCTGTATTCGATCCGACATTTCGCTCTAAAATCAACGAGGGCGTCATTTCGGCAAAGCAGAAGATAGCCTTATTCTGCGCAAGACACAGCAGAATCGCCAGAAGAATCATAAAGAAGAAATGGAGACTCTAG
- a CDS encoding glycosyltransferase: MNAIVSVVIPVHNGEKYLKECLDTVVNQTLKDLEIICVNDGSTDGSLAILEDYASRDSRIKVVSQEASNAGHARNTGLAVTTGEYLSFLDADDWFELNMLETMVTAAKKDDADIVFCKAATFDQKTGVQSTKSFSLKERLVPKGTVFSGKDIAEDLFQFCRTAAWDKLYKASFIKAEGLRFQEQARMNDCFFSTMANVRAKRMVVCDKMFIHYRINTGTSITSISPDIAYPCTLNTFGLLQKTMRADELKAVEKSWKNFVVKNVVNEISTFSVDVAFKYYTMLKQNDFGLSGMKGCQIYDSFLYCMYDKYLDKEWDEVSFKTAFESFMQEYRAKKKQANWKKSFSGLISLLRSHSFSSLVRQFRNSR; this comes from the coding sequence GGATACTGTTGTCAATCAGACCTTGAAAGACTTAGAGATAATTTGCGTTAATGATGGTAGCACAGATGGATCTCTTGCCATTCTCGAAGATTACGCTTCCCGCGATTCTCGCATAAAGGTTGTTTCACAGGAGGCGTCTAATGCAGGTCATGCCCGTAACACAGGACTTGCGGTGACTACAGGTGAATACCTTTCATTTTTGGATGCAGATGACTGGTTTGAATTGAATATGCTGGAAACGATGGTGACTGCGGCAAAAAAAGATGATGCTGACATTGTGTTCTGCAAGGCTGCCACATTTGACCAGAAAACAGGTGTTCAATCCACAAAGTCGTTTTCCCTGAAGGAACGTCTTGTGCCCAAGGGAACGGTTTTTTCTGGCAAGGATATTGCCGAGGATTTGTTCCAGTTTTGCAGAACCGCTGCCTGGGATAAACTGTATAAGGCTTCTTTCATTAAAGCGGAAGGCTTGCGGTTTCAGGAACAGGCTCGCATGAACGACTGCTTCTTTTCGACCATGGCGAATGTTCGTGCCAAACGGATGGTCGTATGCGATAAGATGTTTATTCATTATCGCATCAATACAGGGACTTCCATTACGTCCATTTCTCCGGATATAGCCTATCCCTGCACCTTGAACACCTTTGGTCTTTTACAGAAGACCATGAGGGCTGATGAGCTGAAGGCTGTTGAAAAATCCTGGAAGAATTTTGTGGTGAAAAATGTGGTAAATGAAATTTCCACGTTCTCTGTAGATGTGGCCTTCAAGTATTACACCATGCTGAAGCAGAATGATTTCGGTTTAAGCGGAATGAAAGGCTGCCAGATATATGACAGTTTCCTTTATTGCATGTACGATAAGTATTTGGATAAGGAATGGGACGAAGTATCTTTCAAGACCGCCTTTGAAAGTTTTATGCAGGAATATCGAGCCAAGAAAAAGCAGGCGAACTGGAAAAAATCTTTCAGTGGTTTGATTTCCTTGTTGCGTTCCCACAGCTTCTCCAGTTTAGTTCGTCAGTTTAGAAATTCCCGATAG
- a CDS encoding polysaccharide lyase family 8 super-sandwich domain-containing protein — MNGCGLIFAILLAVSTAMASDLDSLLDRLREDYSSNVPPEESLKIVEDLHSDGTWSGPKYHEKGHTPIEHLKKTRTLAESYAYACAGPTANSECLKIKEAAIRSLLFWFSREEDFVNDNWWMNEVGVPRELAPIALLLWDELPDSLRTKIIRCFPELPSRNGVNRTWISELVVIRGILERRDSLIYDGLKNIESTMLVTSREGHQKDHSFFMHGNLLYNGGYGKMALSIGAKWASFCRGTVYAFNQETLDAMSALALHGNRWMMWKGMVDPMVLGREISRKDDNKNAGGYVYIIRNLESVDSSRAEDYSLWKKEIKGENFLSGCHYFERGELMVCRSDDYYISLKMSSRKTVGSESINRENRKGFWLGAGVLSVYRHPDDFKDIYPLWDWSMLPGITCYDKSEQKEKRVTNESRFVGGLSEGNIGVATMIVDRSGIYAKKTWVFINGTVVALGADISSRIDSPIRTTLDQRLLSTDFSLESVPAVGDSLESLMVLHNGIGYRSLDGQTFKVKVENREGNWSEIGTTKFVEHGKIFSLWIDHGILPQKAKYAYLMEVGAKTGHLTSGHKERILVLQNDPVGQIIYDAANHIVCGTMFRAASFKFNQQAFFFDVPCVFIFREDGGFLKDLLKKDLVFEK; from the coding sequence ATGAATGGTTGTGGACTGATTTTCGCTATTTTACTAGCGGTATCTACGGCCATGGCTAGTGACCTGGATTCCCTTTTAGATCGTTTGAGAGAGGACTATTCCTCGAATGTTCCTCCGGAAGAATCCCTGAAAATTGTTGAGGACCTACATTCTGACGGAACGTGGTCTGGCCCCAAATATCATGAGAAGGGGCATACTCCCATTGAACATTTGAAAAAGACGAGAACGTTGGCGGAAAGCTATGCATATGCCTGTGCTGGACCGACTGCCAATAGTGAGTGCCTAAAAATAAAGGAGGCCGCAATAAGGTCTCTGCTTTTTTGGTTTAGTCGCGAAGAGGATTTTGTAAACGATAATTGGTGGATGAATGAAGTCGGTGTGCCGAGGGAGCTGGCTCCCATTGCACTGTTGCTGTGGGATGAATTGCCTGATTCATTGAGGACCAAAATTATTCGATGTTTCCCTGAATTGCCGAGTCGGAATGGTGTTAACAGAACATGGATTTCTGAACTGGTCGTTATCCGTGGAATTCTGGAGCGAAGAGATTCTCTGATTTATGATGGCCTGAAAAATATTGAGTCCACCATGCTTGTTACAAGTAGGGAAGGGCACCAGAAGGACCATTCCTTTTTTATGCATGGCAATCTGTTGTATAATGGCGGGTACGGGAAAATGGCTTTGTCTATTGGAGCGAAGTGGGCGTCCTTTTGTCGTGGGACGGTATATGCCTTTAATCAGGAAACACTTGATGCAATGAGCGCTCTTGCCTTGCATGGAAATCGCTGGATGATGTGGAAAGGGATGGTGGATCCCATGGTTCTAGGCCGTGAAATTTCTCGTAAGGACGATAACAAGAATGCAGGGGGATACGTTTATATTATCAGGAATTTGGAAAGTGTAGATTCCTCCCGTGCGGAAGATTATTCCTTGTGGAAAAAGGAAATAAAAGGAGAAAATTTTCTTTCGGGTTGCCATTACTTTGAGCGAGGAGAATTGATGGTTTGCCGTTCCGATGATTATTACATCTCTCTCAAGATGTCTTCAAGGAAAACGGTAGGTAGCGAAAGCATCAATCGTGAAAATCGGAAGGGGTTTTGGTTAGGGGCGGGAGTCCTGTCTGTATACCGTCACCCGGATGATTTTAAGGATATTTACCCTCTATGGGATTGGTCTATGCTTCCTGGGATTACTTGTTACGACAAGTCCGAACAGAAGGAAAAACGTGTGACTAATGAGTCTCGATTTGTTGGTGGCTTGAGTGAAGGAAACATTGGCGTCGCAACAATGATTGTTGATCGTTCGGGAATCTATGCCAAGAAAACCTGGGTGTTCATCAATGGCACTGTCGTTGCCCTGGGGGCTGATATTTCTAGCAGAATTGATTCTCCGATCCGAACAACACTGGATCAGCGCTTGTTGTCGACGGATTTTTCGCTTGAGTCTGTTCCTGCCGTTGGCGACTCTCTTGAATCGTTAATGGTTCTGCATAATGGAATTGGTTATCGCAGTCTAGACGGTCAGACCTTCAAGGTAAAGGTTGAAAATCGTGAAGGAAACTGGAGTGAAATCGGTACAACGAAATTTGTTGAACATGGAAAAATTTTCTCGCTATGGATAGATCATGGAATTCTTCCTCAAAAGGCAAAATATGCCTATCTCATGGAGGTTGGGGCAAAAACAGGTCATTTGACTTCCGGACATAAAGAACGTATTCTAGTTCTTCAAAATGATCCTGTGGGTCAGATTATTTATGATGCCGCAAACCACATTGTGTGTGGAACAATGTTCCGAGCTGCTTCATTCAAGTTCAATCAGCAGGCGTTCTTCTTTGATGTTCCCTGCGTCTTTATTTTCCGCGAAGACGGTGGATTTCTAAAAGACCTCTTGAAGAAAGACCTTGTTTTTGAAAAATGA
- a CDS encoding DapH/DapD/GlmU-related protein gives MGEGVSFLRHVKLLYPKGISVGDRVIINQDVLLDGRGTLEIENDTDIATNVMIWTMDHDPNSETHESRAGKVHIGHHVWIASRATILPGVTIGNGAVVASNAVVTKDVPANAIVAGVPAKVIGERKNSLQYKHDFHPLFR, from the coding sequence ATGGGCGAAGGAGTCTCCTTTCTGCGCCATGTCAAGCTGTTATACCCTAAGGGCATTTCCGTCGGGGATCGAGTCATCATCAATCAAGATGTACTTTTGGACGGCCGTGGAACGCTAGAAATTGAAAACGACACAGACATTGCAACAAATGTAATGATCTGGACCATGGACCACGACCCCAATAGTGAAACTCACGAATCCAGGGCAGGCAAGGTTCATATCGGTCACCATGTATGGATCGCTTCAAGGGCAACCATACTTCCCGGAGTAACAATCGGGAACGGAGCAGTCGTTGCATCAAATGCCGTCGTCACCAAAGATGTTCCCGCCAATGCAATCGTCGCAGGCGTACCCGCCAAAGTAATCGGCGAACGAAAGAATTCGCTCCAGTACAAGCACGACTTCCACCCCCTTTTCCGCTAG
- a CDS encoding acetyl-CoA carboxylase biotin carboxylase subunit family protein: MLTIAIIGAGVMAKILATRAKELNVKTLCFAWAKGAIAKDSVDEFHDIDIFDTNRIIDICKEKNVDGVLATTELTVKIASIVANALGLNTSPLEVMGNITNKSWVRNKGKNFKFIKQPFYKEVTNLDEVIKVESFPVIVKPASYGGKRGITVVFSEDEFQGAINYAKETIGTRNKDGIIIEQFLDKGQEYSVESLSFRKKHFVIQVTQKDSSGAPHCVELGHHQPAALTAEMRKKVETAIKDMLECVGIENGPCHTEIKIIDGEIYLIEINARPGGDCITYPLTELSTGYKFLTGIILAACNVFYDPEFYHSEQKFAGIYFISKQTAHLKPLFDNCDEKPWLFQKNFVSEELQEITHNDATHLNSLIYYADKKIDLGDA, encoded by the coding sequence ATGTTAACTATTGCAATTATCGGTGCAGGTGTAATGGCCAAAATCCTAGCAACAAGGGCCAAGGAACTTAATGTAAAAACACTTTGTTTTGCCTGGGCCAAAGGTGCCATAGCAAAGGATTCTGTCGATGAATTTCATGACATCGACATCTTCGACACAAACAGAATTATCGATATCTGCAAAGAAAAAAATGTTGATGGGGTTCTCGCCACTACAGAACTCACTGTAAAAATAGCATCTATTGTCGCGAACGCCCTCGGCCTCAATACAAGTCCTCTCGAAGTCATGGGGAACATCACCAATAAAAGTTGGGTCCGCAACAAAGGGAAGAATTTCAAATTCATCAAGCAACCATTCTATAAGGAAGTCACAAACCTTGACGAGGTCATCAAGGTCGAGTCCTTCCCAGTCATTGTAAAGCCAGCTTCTTATGGTGGCAAGCGCGGCATCACAGTCGTATTCTCGGAAGACGAATTCCAAGGAGCAATCAACTACGCCAAAGAAACTATCGGGACACGAAACAAAGACGGCATCATCATAGAGCAATTCCTTGACAAAGGGCAGGAATATTCAGTCGAGTCCCTGTCCTTCCGCAAAAAGCACTTCGTCATCCAAGTTACGCAAAAGGACAGTTCCGGCGCCCCTCATTGTGTAGAACTTGGGCATCATCAGCCGGCAGCCCTTACCGCTGAAATGCGGAAGAAAGTAGAAACAGCCATCAAGGACATGCTTGAATGCGTCGGCATTGAAAATGGACCGTGCCATACCGAAATTAAAATCATCGATGGCGAAATCTACTTGATTGAAATCAATGCAAGGCCCGGTGGAGATTGCATTACATATCCGCTCACGGAACTGAGCACCGGGTACAAATTCCTCACAGGCATAATCCTTGCTGCCTGCAATGTCTTTTACGATCCTGAATTTTACCATTCAGAACAAAAGTTCGCTGGCATCTATTTCATATCAAAACAAACAGCCCATTTAAAGCCGCTCTTTGACAATTGCGATGAAAAACCTTGGCTTTTCCAAAAGAATTTCGTTTCCGAGGAACTTCAAGAAATCACGCACAACGACGCAACACACCTTAACAGCCTAATCTACTACGCCGACAAGAAAATAGATTTGGGGGATGCATAG
- a CDS encoding ATP-grasp domain-containing protein: MNILLTSAGRRTYLVKYFKDALRGTGKVFASNSILTYTLLQADDYVLTPNIYDDRYINFLIDYCKEKQISAIISLFDIDLPVLAKNRHSFEKAGIKLVVSSVEATSICNDKWETFKFLSNIGIKQSPAFIRLNDAKDALQNGSLNYPLFLKPRWGMGSIGIYKAENNEELEVLYKKLHREIFNTYLKYESAADTEKCIIIQQAIKGQEYGIEILNDLDGNYVTVFAKKKIAMRSGETDVAETVPTKPFENVAKNISSNIKHIALLDADCFVTEDGDIYVLEMNCRFGGQYPFTHNAGVNVPKQIVKWLNNEGTDSKLICQTDGVKSCKELLPVTF; the protein is encoded by the coding sequence ATGAACATTCTTCTCACATCTGCCGGCCGCAGAACTTACCTAGTAAAATACTTCAAGGATGCACTGAGGGGAACAGGAAAGGTTTTTGCATCCAACAGCATTCTCACTTACACGCTATTGCAAGCCGATGATTACGTATTGACGCCAAACATCTATGACGACCGATACATTAATTTTCTAATTGATTACTGCAAAGAAAAACAAATCAGCGCTATCATTTCTTTATTTGACATAGATCTTCCCGTTCTCGCAAAAAATCGACATTCCTTTGAAAAAGCAGGAATAAAACTTGTTGTTTCCAGCGTGGAAGCCACATCTATCTGCAACGACAAATGGGAGACCTTTAAATTTTTATCAAATATTGGAATCAAGCAATCTCCAGCTTTTATTCGTCTAAACGACGCAAAAGACGCTCTACAGAACGGCTCTTTGAACTATCCACTTTTTTTAAAGCCTCGTTGGGGTATGGGTTCCATCGGCATATACAAAGCAGAAAACAATGAAGAGTTGGAAGTTCTTTACAAAAAACTTCATAGGGAAATTTTCAATACTTACTTGAAGTACGAATCTGCCGCCGACACGGAAAAATGCATTATCATCCAACAAGCAATCAAAGGGCAGGAATACGGCATCGAGATTCTAAACGACCTTGACGGCAACTACGTCACCGTATTTGCAAAGAAAAAAATAGCCATGCGATCCGGTGAAACAGACGTCGCAGAAACTGTACCCACCAAGCCCTTTGAAAACGTGGCAAAAAACATTTCTTCAAATATAAAGCACATTGCTCTATTAGACGCCGACTGTTTTGTTACAGAAGATGGCGACATTTATGTACTGGAAATGAATTGCCGTTTTGGAGGGCAATACCCGTTCACACACAATGCCGGCGTAAACGTTCCAAAGCAAATCGTGAAATGGTTAAATAACGAAGGCACAGACAGCAAACTCATTTGCCAAACAGACGGCGTAAAAAGTTGCAAAGAACTTTTGCCTGTCACATTCTAA
- a CDS encoding CotH kinase family protein: MLLRTVCLFFLAFMLLSCTETSQDDDSFGQGASESSLASCVESIALEDEFPFENSEYPFVGLQRIVIETDSCERDIEKGVYTWASMRVYGEDSAQGESLKMRIKGRGNSSWNDMPKRGYKIVFEEKKSMLGMPRNKEWVLVANYADKSLMKNHLAYRLASDIGMEFSPRSEFFEFYLNSEYLGVYLLTESIEVRKNKVNLPEDVDSYLVEFDAKYNEEEQVVFANVLDTNKPFRIHYPKNASDSSLEKLLNHVESFERFLLTVEEASIEEISEWIDIDAFSKHFWVQEFAKNPDANYFTSVYFTWSDGFPIKMGPVWDFDVAFGGMRIYNEALALSENWRTRDAYWNARLFSNKAFADTVDRYWKKLSPIFEGAEGIIDSLGEALELPAQNNFKRWDILHEHGKWISNSVRNYGEAVNNLRKWVVGRRRWINENTP, encoded by the coding sequence TTGCTTTTAAGAACGGTCTGCCTTTTTTTTCTAGCGTTTATGCTATTGTCCTGTACGGAAACGTCACAGGATGATGATTCCTTTGGTCAAGGCGCATCGGAATCTTCGTTGGCTTCCTGCGTAGAAAGTATAGCTCTTGAAGATGAATTTCCATTTGAAAATTCTGAGTATCCCTTTGTTGGGCTTCAGCGTATTGTCATAGAGACGGATTCTTGCGAGCGTGATATTGAGAAGGGCGTTTATACATGGGCTAGCATGCGTGTGTATGGGGAAGATTCTGCACAGGGAGAATCGTTAAAGATGCGCATCAAGGGACGTGGGAACTCCAGCTGGAATGATATGCCGAAACGGGGCTATAAAATCGTTTTTGAAGAAAAAAAATCAATGCTGGGGATGCCTCGAAATAAGGAGTGGGTTCTTGTCGCCAACTATGCAGATAAAAGTTTGATGAAAAATCATTTGGCTTATAGGTTGGCATCTGACATTGGAATGGAATTTTCTCCGCGAAGTGAATTTTTTGAATTTTATTTAAATAGCGAATATCTGGGCGTTTACCTGTTGACAGAGAGTATCGAAGTCCGAAAAAATAAGGTAAATCTCCCTGAAGATGTGGATTCCTATCTGGTGGAGTTTGACGCCAAATATAACGAAGAAGAACAAGTTGTATTTGCCAATGTGTTAGATACGAATAAGCCGTTCCGAATTCATTACCCTAAAAATGCTTCGGACAGTTCTTTGGAAAAATTGTTAAATCATGTTGAATCGTTTGAAAGATTCTTGCTGACGGTTGAAGAGGCGTCTATAGAGGAAATCTCTGAATGGATTGACATTGACGCTTTTTCAAAACATTTTTGGGTTCAGGAATTTGCGAAAAATCCAGATGCGAATTATTTTACCAGCGTCTATTTTACCTGGTCGGATGGTTTCCCGATAAAAATGGGGCCTGTCTGGGATTTTGATGTAGCTTTTGGGGGAATGCGAATTTATAACGAGGCTCTTGCGTTAAGCGAAAATTGGCGAACTAGAGATGCTTATTGGAATGCAAGATTATTTTCAAATAAGGCTTTTGCAGATACAGTTGACCGGTATTGGAAAAAGTTAAGCCCAATTTTTGAAGGGGCTGAGGGAATTATTGATTCTCTTGGGGAAGCCCTAGAATTACCTGCGCAAAACAACTTTAAGCGCTGGGATATCCTTCATGAACATGGCAAGTGGATTTCCAATAGTGTTCGGAACTATGGAGAAGCCGTAAATAATTTAAGGAAGTGGGTCGTCGGAAGACGAAGATGGATTAATGAAAATACTCCCTAG